The DNA segment TGGGGTCAAAAAGTTCAAAAGAAAACCTTCCATAAGCGCACCACCACAAGTGCTTGAGTATCAAGCAGCAATATGCGACCAAGTGAATCTGTTATAGCTGCCAATGTACCACTTGGTGATAAGGTAAGCTTCTCACCTTTCCTAGGGTGATCCTTTAAACATGTCAGAGGTGAAGCTGCATTGAACCATGAAGGCAAAAAGTAAGATAATAGGATAAGAATTTAGAAATGGTGCAGCAATAATGAAGGACATTAACTCTGCATTTTATCGTTGAAAATCCAGTTGGTTCAGCTATATCTGTTCTAACAGAATGTGCAATGGGATTTAGCTaagtattcattatttttttttagacacTCATAATGAGTTTCTCAGTATCGAAGTACATCAATTCCACCAGTGTTAATAAAAtgccaaaaaaggaaaagacagGTGTCCTGTAAAACAGTTATTCTGCAGAACTTTCCTTTAACAAGTATCTAAGTATTCATTAACTTATTCTGGAGTGAGTCCTTTTCTTCTAGTTATAGTTAAAATATAATAGGATCACTTTTCTATTGTCAAAATCAATCCTATTTAGCAAGataatatgtatttttcttttccttttactaGGCTTGACCATCATCCATATTATTATCTGCAGGAGCCTGTGTACTTATAATCACAGAAGGCAAGCACTATAATGGGTGTTACTCCTACCTCGAGCAAATGGCCGAGGCTTCAGATCTGACTTCTTTGGAGACGACCGTTCATTCCGCCATATCAACTTAGAAAAAGAACTTATAGTGGAAAATGTTGCAGGTACAACTTTAGACAAGATAGCTCCCACTAAAGACCTGCCTTTGTTCTCAGAAAGTCTTCCAAAGGATCAAACAATAACTTGGTGAATATAATACTATATTACTATGACttcaaaaaaaatcatagagCAAATCAGAGCACATATTGACAAAGAAGTACCATAAATTATACCAAATAATCCATCAAGTACCTGTATGCTGAAATCACGGCATCCTCTCCAACAGCCACTGCACAATAATATCGTTGATTTGACTGCCCAACAATAAAAGCAGCTGAATTCAAATACCAGAAATAATTTCAGAAAGCTCCCATTATCTACAGGTTCAAATAAAACCACAATAATTATGGAAGGACAAAATGAAACTGAGAAACACAAGCCACACAAGAAATCAAAGACATCACCAAACctattatactttttaaaaggTCACAATTTTCAAAAGTGATTACAGTGAGTGAGTTTTTTTCCAAAAGgaataagaaatttttaaaagccTACTAACACCTGAATAAGTAtacaattaaatgaaagaaacaAATGTGCCTTCACAAATCTTATATGATGCTAAGACATACTAAAATATTTGATGATAATTTCCTCCAATCACTTTTCTGTATTTCTGTTGTTTGGATTTcatgaaaataaattcaaatgaaCACCATTACCATGCCAGACAAAACACAATCATTTAAGAGAATAATTTACCTGTTGTTGTTCCATAAGTGGAGGGGGCATTATGCCAGTAATTGCTGCATCAGCACAAGTACCATACTTGCCAATATTCCATAACTGGTAAGGTATTTTTACATCAGTATTTTCAAAATCCTCTGAATCTTGGCTCTTTGGGTTTTGATCTGAAAATCGAGAGTTTgcttcttcaaaccatttttgcAGCATATTCTGCATTTCAACATTACAAAGCCTACAATTAGACTCATAATCAGCCACCACAAATCCAAAATTCAGACTGTAACAACGACACCCTATttcacttttaataaaataaagtattccaacaccaaaaaaaataaaaaataaacaaagtttTACATTTCCACTCATCTATATTTCAGTGAAGTTCCAACAGCCAAGAGATACAGAAACTAGTGTTTACCTGAATATCAGAGCCATCAAAACGGGCAATTACACCTGACATAATGAGACAAAACTCTTCTGAGGAGGTATCTTGAATCAAATCTTTCTTTGTTCCACGAACTCTTAACTTTAAAACTCGTTCAGGATAAATCATCTACAGGGAAGCAATTTGATATAAAACCTATGATTAAACTAATGCAAAAAAAAGGGACAAATATGCATGTAAACTTTCATATTATCTGATTTGTACACCTTACCTACTTGCCAATCTTAAATCTGCacccaaaattttaattatattttaaacttcatttgttcttttcgAGCAGTAATATTTTGGAAAATGCTAAAAGGTACAAAACAGATTTTTTGAAACTCAAAAGTATAAATCTTTCTCTCTCTGAACAACATTTCTCTATCTtaaagcaactctctctcttaACTCACTTACCTATTCCTATCTTAATTGGTTAAAATGTCATTCATAATACTTTTCACCAAAAAATCATTCATTTCAAACAAAATAGcactattaaaatatttttttacttcttaaaGGAGGGCAACGGATGAAGGCAGATGGATCCTAAGTCCTTCTGATCATCTACAAAGGACTTTACTAGCTGAATTAACTGGCACATTAATTTTTGGAAATTCAACCGTTGAGATTGTAACTAACTTCAGCATTTGTGATACATGTATTTCATTTTATCACACTTCTAAACCATTAATTTTCTAATCAATGATTATTATTACACATTATCTTCCAGATTTATTGCGTTGCAGAATTCCTTGGATCTGAAATTGCAACTCTGTTGCTATTGCAGTTGTTATGGGTGTTGTGGTTGTGTCATGTGTCATGCATCCTCTTGTCATCTTTGGCCAATTGAACTTTGAGTCAATGTTATGctaatttttatgcattttacttttatttgaatataatttaattttttatacatatataatttatatatagtatatatttcAACCAATGTTTTAAATCCTGGAGAGCAACGTGCAGCAGCTGGCTTCAAAAACACTAGTGAAAGAAAGTATAGCAGAATAGcttctattttgaatttttttttacagtctACTCAATGAATACTATACACataaaaatgatcaaatttacTCAAAATTTATGacattcataattcataattaacaataaaaaagtcATAGatgtcttaaaaaaaacataccaGTAATTACCAACAAATGTCAAATACAAGCTTCCTAGATGGGAATTATCAGTCATCAACCATCATCCTCTAAATCCAAGTTGTCTTAATCGTTTTCACAATTATTACatctatatatttcatttttggaaattaaaatCCTAAAATATCTGTCCAAGAAAGCTCTATTGTCTCCGTTCAGATGGATTTTTTGGAATCAACACAGCGCTGCTTTAGTACCCCCACTATGGTCGCTATTCAGCCCGCTATGGACACTACACTAAACTGATCTGCTACAGCAACATCTGTAGCGGGCAGGGGCTGCTTGCGGTGCGGCTATCGAAAACCCTGATTTCAACCACTGTACGACTTCTACTGTTTGCCTCTGATACTATCCGCATAAATACAGTAGATCATTAGTTTTCCGTCATTATTTGCAATCCGCAATTGATATCCACTTAAGAGCATCCTCTTCGCATTAGATGATCCcaag comes from the Glycine soja cultivar W05 chromosome 6, ASM419377v2, whole genome shotgun sequence genome and includes:
- the LOC114416779 gene encoding rab3 GTPase-activating protein non-catalytic subunit-like, producing the protein MSRRSYKTELGCIACDELGELGAGKPHWLVETPQLLCAIDTHSLLLANRSTILLLSWSSDSTAAAPPPLKIRPDLSPIDAESISALEWLAFRDHRVIVAGTSSGYLLLYSLQGELIHRQMIYPERVLKLRVRGTKKDLIQDTSSEEFCLIMSGVIARFDGSDIQNMLQKWFEEANSRFSDQNPKSQDSEDFENTDVKIPYQLWNIGKYGTCADAAITGIMPPPLMEQQQSNQRYYCAVAVGEDAVISAYRLSENKGRSLVGAILSKVVPATFSTISSFSKLIWRNERSSPKKSDLKPRPFARASPLTCLKDHPRKGEKLTLSPSGTLAAITDSLGRILLLDTQALVVVRLWKGYRDASCLFMEMLVNKDIASSSSSYSEPLKSDYCLCLAIHAPRKGIIEIWQMRTGQRLRTISCTKGSKMLQPSYRFGASVSSPYVPLEVFLLNGDSGQISVLNRTLDS